One Glycine soja cultivar W05 chromosome 2, ASM419377v2, whole genome shotgun sequence genomic region harbors:
- the LOC114380481 gene encoding cysteine-rich receptor-like protein kinase 2 codes for MMKQVSLVSYQCKFFLLIKLLLLSKTVIAEPRAKTVLTTCGHELEHNTTIFVPNFVATMEKISDEMRKTGFGTAIVGTGPDTNYGLAQCYGDLSLLDCVLCYAEARTVLPQCFPYNSGRIFLDGCFMRAENYSFFNEYLGPGDRAVCGNTTRKNSSFQAAARQAVLRAVQDAPNNKGYAKGNVAVAGTTNQSAYVLADCWRTLDKRSCKACLENASSSILGCLPWSEGRALNTGCFMRYSDTDFLNKEQENGSSSGNVVVIVIAVVSSVIVSVVGVTIGVYIWKQRNIQKKRRGSNDAEKLAKTLQNNNLNFKYSTLDKATESFHENNKLGQGGFGTVYKGVLADGREIAVKRLFFNNRHRAADFYNEVNIISSVEHKNLVRLLGCSCSGPESLLVYEFLPNRSLDRYIFDKNKGKELNWEKRYEIIIGTAEGLVYLHENSKTRIIHRDIKASNILLDAKLRAKIADFGLARSFQEDKSHISTAIAGTLGYMAPEYLAHGQLTEKADVYSFGVLLLEIVTARQNNRSKASEYSDSLVTVAWKHFQAGTAEQLFDPNLDLQEDHNSNVNVKDEILRVVHIGLLCTQEVSSLRPSMSKALQMLTKKEEDLVAPSNPPFLDESTMELHDTSGDPFYPLTAPDSIATMSHSSFYPR; via the exons ATGATGAAACAAGTCTCTCTCGTCTCTTATCAATGCAAATTTTTCCTTCTCATCAAGTTACTGCTACTATCAAAGACTGTAATAGCAGAACCAAGGGCCAAGACAGTCCTAACAACATGTGGTCATGAACTAGAGCACAATACTACTATCTTTGTTCCAAATTTTGTTGCAACTATGGAGAAGATCAGTGATGAGATGCGCAAAACTGGCTTTGGCACAGCAATTGTAGGGACAGGGCCTGATACTAACTATGGCCTTGCCCAGTGTTATGGAGATCTTTCATTACTTGACTGTGTATTATGCTATGCTGAGGCACGCACGGTTCTTCCTCAGTGCTTCCCTTATAATTCTGGTCGAATTTTCCTCGATGGTTGTTTCATGAGGGCTGAGAATTATAGTTTCTTTAATGAGTATTTGGGACCGGGAGACAGAGCTGTATGTGGGAACACAACAAGGAAGAACTCGAGTTTTCAAGCAGCGGCAAGACAGGCAGTTCTAAGAGCAGTTCAAGATGCACCTAACAACAAAGGATATGCCAAAGGGAATGTTGCTGTTGCAGGAACAACTAACCAATCTGCTTATGTTTTGGCTGATTGTTGGAGGACTTTGGATAAAAGGTCTTGCAAAGCATGTCTTGAGAATGCATCCTCTTCCATATTGGGATGCTTGCCTTGGTCAGAAGGGAGAGCGCTCAACACCGGTTGCTTCATGAGGTACTCAGACACAGATTTTCTTAACAAGGAGCAGGAAAATGGGAGTTCGTCAG GTAATGTGGTAGTGATAGTGATTGCAGTAGTCAGTTCGGTGATTGTTTCGGTGGTTGGAGTAACTATTGGAGTTTATATATGGAAACAAAGAAACATTCAAAAGAAACGAAGAG GTTCAAATGATGCAGAGAAGTTGGCAAAAACACTACAGAACAATAACTTGAACTTCAAGTACTCTACATTGGACAAGGCTACTGAATCTTTTCATGAAAATAACAAGTTAGGGCAAGGAGGATTTGGAACAGTTTATAAA GGAGTTCTAGCTGATGGAAGAGAGATTGCTGTGAAGAGATTATTTTTCAACAACAGACATAGAGCAGCAGATTTCTACAATGAAGTCAACATAATTAGTAGTGTGGAACACAAGAATCTAGTCAGACTGTTGGGATGCAGTTGTTCGGGACCTGAAAGCCTGCTTGTATATGAATTTCTACCCAACAGAAGTCTTGATCGCTACATTTTCG ATAAAAACAAGGGCAAGGAATTGAACTGGGAAAAGAGATATGAAATTATCATTGGGACAGCCGAAGGATTAGTTTATCTGCATGAGAACTCCAAAACAAGGATAATTCACAGAGATATAAAAGCCAGCAACATCTTATTGGATGCAAAGCTTCGTGCTAAAATTGCAGATTTTGGTTTGGCCAGGTCCTTTCAAGAGGACAAGAGCCACATAAGTACAGCTATTGCAGGAACTTT GGGGTATATGGCTCCTGAATACCTAGCTCATGGTCAGTTAACAGAAAAGGCAGACGTATATAGTTTTGGAGTGTTGCTGCTAGAGATAGTCACTGCTAGACAGAACAACAGGAGCAAAGCATCAGAATATTCAGACAGCTTAGTTACAGTG GCATGGAAGCATTTTCAGGCAGGGACTGCTGAACAATTATTTGATCCAAACCTAGACTTGCAGGAAGATCACAATAGCAATGTTAATGTTAAGGATGAGATTTTAAGAGTGGTTCACATAGGACTTCTATGCACCCAAGAGGTCTCTTCTTTACGACCAAGCATGTCAAAGGCACTGCAAATGCTAACAAAGAAAGAGGAGGATCTTGTTGCTCCCTCTAATCCACCCTTCCTTGATGAGAGTACCATGGAACTTCATGACACAAGTGGTGAcccattttatcctcttactgCACCTGATTCAATTGCCACTATGTCCCATAGCTCTTTTTATCCCAGGTGA